In the genome of Deinococcus sp. KSM4-11, one region contains:
- a CDS encoding response regulator transcription factor, translated as MRLLIVEDDPHIAELLRDGLGEDGHATDVAPTAAIGAELAQLFPYSLLILDVMLPEGIDAGYVLGRQLRAAGLVTPILYLTARGTVADRVQGLDAGGDDYLLKPFDFTELSARVRALLRRASGNAQNTLSLPGGWVMDLAGRELYRAGVRVDLARREFGLLELLALHPGRVFTRDEIIDRLWGGEAGVEPKLIDVYVSIIRRKTDDALISTLRGTGYRLGGDG; from the coding sequence ATGCGCCTGCTGATCGTCGAGGACGATCCGCACATCGCCGAGCTGCTGCGTGACGGGCTTGGAGAGGACGGCCACGCGACGGACGTGGCCCCCACCGCCGCGATTGGCGCGGAACTCGCGCAGCTCTTCCCGTACAGCCTGCTGATCCTGGACGTGATGCTGCCCGAGGGCATCGACGCCGGCTACGTGCTGGGCCGGCAGCTGCGCGCTGCGGGCCTCGTCACGCCGATCCTGTACCTCACTGCGCGCGGCACGGTCGCCGACCGCGTCCAGGGACTGGATGCCGGCGGCGACGACTACCTGCTCAAACCCTTCGACTTTACCGAACTCAGTGCCCGCGTCCGCGCCCTGCTGCGCCGGGCCAGCGGCAACGCGCAGAACACCCTGAGTCTCCCCGGCGGCTGGGTCATGGATCTGGCGGGCCGTGAACTGTACCGAGCCGGGGTGCGGGTCGACCTGGCCCGCCGCGAGTTCGGGCTGCTGGAACTGCTCGCCCTGCATCCGGGACGCGTCTTTACACGTGATGAGATCATCGACCGGCTGTGGGGTGGCGAGGCGGGCGTGGAGCCCAAGCTGATCGACGTGTACGTCAGCATCATCCGCCGCAAGACCGACGACGCCCTGATCTCCACGCTGCGCGGCACCGGGTACCGGCTGGGGGGCGATGGGTGA
- a CDS encoding phosphatase PAP2 family protein translates to MMSNPTPTSMRGSRAWCALGTAASTVGLLALGTEVRERQPITLDIDAMRWLHAHTDAGLRAVSEVMNIVGGPWVTTPLFLLLPLLLWFLTRPAVAVFAGVGLWLAETAQWLLKVAYGRPRPNLWPSDVHVSGLSFPSGHATAASALVAVLVVLAWPTRWRWLVLGAGSIYAALMGLSRVVLGVHYPTDVLGGALTALTCVFASLAVIRPLRPA, encoded by the coding sequence ATGATGTCCAACCCGACCCCGACCTCCATGCGCGGCTCCAGGGCGTGGTGTGCCCTCGGAACCGCCGCGTCCACAGTCGGGCTACTGGCGCTGGGCACCGAGGTGCGGGAACGCCAGCCGATCACGCTGGACATCGACGCCATGAGGTGGCTGCACGCCCACACGGACGCGGGGCTCCGGGCCGTCAGCGAGGTCATGAATATCGTGGGTGGGCCATGGGTGACGACCCCGCTCTTCCTGCTGCTGCCGCTGCTCCTGTGGTTCCTGACCCGGCCGGCAGTGGCGGTCTTCGCGGGTGTGGGCCTGTGGCTGGCCGAGACGGCGCAGTGGCTGCTCAAGGTGGCATACGGTCGGCCCCGCCCGAACCTGTGGCCCAGCGACGTGCACGTCTCGGGCCTGTCCTTCCCGAGCGGTCACGCGACCGCCGCGTCGGCCCTGGTCGCCGTCCTGGTCGTCCTGGCCTGGCCAACCCGCTGGAGATGGCTGGTGCTGGGCGCTGGCAGCATCTACGCTGCGCTGATGGGACTCTCCCGCGTGGTGCTGGGCGTGCACTACCCCACCGACGTGCTCGGCGGCGCCTTGACGGCCCTGACGTGCGTGTTCGCTTCGTTGGCCGTCATCCGCCCGCTGAGGCCCGCCTGA
- a CDS encoding TetR/AcrR family transcriptional regulator, whose product MTTDRLPSRSASEATGDGVLRLRILAAAIDLLDREGRDALTTRAVAAAASVQAPTLYRLFGDKRGLLDAVAEHGFATYLAQKEVRELGPDPVANLRAGWDQHVAFGLAQPAMFAIMAGDPRPGNPSPAAAAGEVHLHRLIHDLAVAGRLRVGERVAADLMRAAGRGTVLTLLDLPPRERDLRLSEVAREAVVAAIVGDAPAAPASGVAGAAITLRAALPEVSALSTGERVLLGEWLDRLIDRQP is encoded by the coding sequence GTGACGACGGATCGCCTGCCTTCCCGGTCTGCTTCCGAGGCGACCGGCGACGGTGTATTGCGCCTGCGAATCCTTGCGGCAGCCATCGACCTTCTTGACCGGGAAGGCCGCGACGCCCTCACCACCCGCGCGGTGGCCGCCGCCGCCAGCGTGCAGGCGCCGACGCTGTACCGGCTGTTCGGCGACAAGCGCGGCCTGCTGGACGCTGTCGCCGAACACGGCTTCGCGACCTACCTGGCGCAGAAGGAGGTGCGGGAACTTGGCCCGGATCCTGTGGCGAACCTGCGCGCCGGCTGGGATCAGCACGTGGCCTTCGGCCTCGCCCAGCCGGCGATGTTCGCGATCATGGCGGGCGATCCAAGGCCCGGCAATCCGTCCCCGGCGGCCGCGGCGGGCGAAGTACACCTACACCGCCTGATCCACGACCTTGCCGTGGCGGGTCGGTTGCGCGTGGGCGAGCGCGTGGCGGCCGATCTGATGCGCGCGGCCGGCCGCGGCACCGTCCTGACGCTGCTCGACCTGCCGCCACGCGAGCGCGATCTGCGGCTCTCCGAGGTCGCCCGTGAAGCCGTCGTGGCCGCGATCGTCGGCGACGCCCCGGCCGCTCCGGCGTCGGGCGTGGCGGGCGCGGCCATCACCCTGCGCGCGGCCCTGCCGGAGGTGAGTGCCCTGAGCACTGGCGAGCGCGTCCTCTTGGGCGAGTGGCTCGACCGGCTGATCGACCGCCAGCCCTAG
- a CDS encoding SDR family oxidoreductase gives MIVITGASGQLGRAITEQLLNRIPATQVGVSVRDPDLASDLAARGVRVRHGDFRDPGSLGHAFENARQVLIVSANASGHEALALHRTAIDAARASGVQRILYTSHMGASPTSAFAPMPDHAETEGMLRESGVPFTSLRNGFYADSGVMLMGPAATTGTLTAPADGPVSWTTHADLAEAAAIILAQEGRFEGPTPPLTGSQALDLADLAAIATELTGRPIARVTVSDDEHRAALRGRGLPDSAADMLVGLFRASRNGEFAAVDPTLSTLLGRPPQTMQEVLRARLAATPA, from the coding sequence ATGATCGTCATCACCGGAGCCAGCGGTCAGCTCGGCCGCGCCATCACCGAGCAGCTCCTGAACCGCATACCGGCCACACAGGTCGGCGTGAGCGTGCGCGACCCGGATCTGGCCAGCGACCTCGCGGCGCGCGGCGTGCGCGTCCGCCACGGCGACTTCCGTGATCCCGGCAGCCTGGGCCACGCCTTCGAGAACGCCCGCCAGGTGCTGATCGTCTCGGCGAACGCCTCCGGCCACGAGGCCCTCGCGCTCCACCGCACGGCCATCGACGCCGCGCGGGCCTCTGGTGTGCAGCGCATCCTGTACACCAGCCACATGGGGGCCAGCCCTACCTCGGCGTTTGCCCCCATGCCGGATCACGCCGAGACCGAAGGGATGCTGCGGGAGAGCGGCGTTCCCTTCACCTCATTGCGCAACGGGTTCTATGCGGACAGCGGCGTGATGCTGATGGGCCCGGCCGCCACCACCGGCACCCTGACCGCCCCGGCCGATGGCCCCGTGTCCTGGACGACCCACGCCGACCTCGCGGAGGCCGCCGCGATCATCCTCGCCCAGGAGGGCCGCTTCGAAGGCCCCACGCCCCCCCTGACCGGGTCGCAGGCGCTCGACCTGGCCGATCTGGCGGCCATCGCCACGGAGCTCACGGGCCGGCCCATCGCCCGCGTGACGGTGAGCGACGACGAGCACCGGGCGGCCCTGCGGGGGCGCGGCCTGCCCGACAGCGCCGCCGATATGCTCGTCGGCCTGTTCCGGGCCAGTCGGAACGGCGAATTCGCTGCGGTCGATCCGACCCTGAGCACGCTGCTCGGACGACCCCCTCAGACGATGCAGGAGGTGCTCCGGGCCCGCCTCGCCGCCACACCCGCCTGA
- a CDS encoding FAD-binding oxidoreductase produces MNQHQDAFNYFSATFDGTIVHHGQAGYDDIREVWNAAGRDVTPALVVRPADAHAVAHAVRFAAGIGLPLAVRSGGHSPAAFGTVQDGLVIDLTALKAINIDPDTRRVRVEPGLTWGEVAAALHEHGLAITAGDVATVGVGGLTQGGGIGWFVRRYGLAIDRLRSAQLVTATGDLLTVSDTEHPEVFWALRGAGANLGVITALEFESHPAGMVYGGLLAFDASDPAEGARLMTTFARLAHEAPEALTTQGLFMAAPPAPFVPPHLVGKTLFAVASVYSGDLAWGDAVLAPFRAMGTVGFDLTGPMPYPAIFQLTADAAQRGFRHAIRSGFLNALDDHAAQQLAAEVQLMQPGQIVQLRPLGGEMARVPNHATAFSHRTARFLLMVSQAVPEAGLDALAWSITNRMFAPFEAQVTGLYGNFASGQDIDPARTAFTSAHRERIARVKTQLDPHNVFARNVNIRPQVAEPVTA; encoded by the coding sequence ATGAACCAGCACCAGGACGCGTTCAACTATTTTTCAGCCACCTTCGACGGCACGATCGTTCACCACGGCCAGGCCGGCTACGACGACATCCGGGAAGTGTGGAACGCCGCCGGCCGCGACGTGACGCCCGCGCTGGTCGTCCGACCCGCCGACGCCCACGCGGTGGCGCACGCGGTTCGCTTCGCCGCCGGAATCGGCCTGCCGCTGGCCGTGCGCAGCGGCGGCCACAGCCCCGCCGCCTTCGGCACGGTTCAGGACGGACTGGTCATCGACCTCACGGCCCTGAAGGCCATCAATATCGACCCCGACACCCGCCGCGTCCGCGTAGAGCCGGGCCTCACCTGGGGTGAGGTCGCCGCCGCCCTGCATGAGCACGGTCTGGCCATCACGGCCGGGGACGTCGCCACCGTCGGTGTTGGCGGGCTCACCCAGGGCGGCGGGATCGGCTGGTTCGTCCGCCGGTACGGCCTCGCCATCGACCGCTTGCGTTCTGCGCAACTCGTGACGGCCACGGGTGACCTGCTCACCGTCAGCGACACCGAGCATCCGGAGGTGTTCTGGGCCCTGCGCGGCGCGGGCGCGAACCTGGGGGTGATCACCGCCCTGGAGTTCGAGTCGCACCCCGCCGGCATGGTCTACGGCGGCCTGCTCGCCTTCGACGCCAGCGATCCCGCCGAGGGGGCCCGCCTGATGACGACCTTCGCCCGGCTGGCCCACGAGGCCCCGGAAGCGCTGACCACGCAGGGCCTGTTCATGGCAGCGCCGCCCGCGCCTTTCGTACCGCCGCATCTGGTCGGCAAGACCCTCTTCGCGGTGGCGAGCGTGTACAGCGGGGATCTCGCGTGGGGGGACGCGGTTCTGGCCCCTTTCCGAGCGATGGGAACCGTCGGCTTCGACCTGACCGGGCCGATGCCGTACCCGGCGATCTTCCAGCTGACCGCGGACGCGGCCCAGCGCGGCTTCCGGCACGCCATCCGCTCCGGGTTCCTGAACGCGCTGGACGATCACGCCGCGCAGCAGCTCGCGGCCGAGGTGCAGCTCATGCAGCCGGGCCAGATCGTGCAACTGCGGCCCCTGGGCGGTGAGATGGCCCGCGTGCCGAACCATGCGACCGCCTTCTCGCACCGCACGGCCCGGTTCCTGCTGATGGTCAGTCAGGCCGTTCCGGAGGCCGGGCTGGACGCGCTGGCGTGGAGCATCACGAACCGGATGTTCGCTCCCTTCGAGGCCCAGGTCACCGGCCTGTACGGCAATTTCGCCAGCGGTCAGGACATCGATCCGGCCCGCACGGCATTCACGTCCGCGCACCGTGAGCGGATCGCGCGCGTCAAGACGCAGCTCGACCCACACAACGTCTTCGCCCGCAACGTCAATATCCGCCCGCAGGTTGCCGAGCCGGTGACGGCCTGA
- a CDS encoding carboxypeptidase-like regulatory domain-containing protein encodes MKRLTLIHAALLTLALSACGSGPSTGPIPTTDPPPTGSGDGPADRPNTVSGQVLDQAGHPLAGALIWVLPAVTTGLITLHSDAQGRYQSPALVDVPYRTYAAFHTEYRGQTFCQRLAATTLNEYDAFSPDPSGTITRNFRWRISGAMPDGHDNFYGADVRIMHRTWTDDQDIVASDSTVEVTLVPDGPMIDGSAGQTVVTSARVGENMLHDIPVGHYTVTATEVHQGGARTPLVVGDYAGPGSATSTLDFRPQSGSCIGGTSNGVERAFLYVARP; translated from the coding sequence ATGAAACGACTCACCCTGATCCACGCGGCCCTGCTGACCCTCGCCCTGAGCGCCTGCGGAAGCGGCCCTTCGACCGGCCCCATCCCCACCACCGATCCTCCCCCCACCGGCAGTGGCGACGGCCCGGCCGACCGCCCGAACACCGTCAGCGGCCAGGTGCTCGACCAGGCCGGGCACCCCCTGGCCGGAGCGCTGATCTGGGTGCTCCCCGCCGTCACGACCGGCCTGATCACGCTGCATTCCGACGCCCAGGGCCGCTACCAGTCCCCCGCCCTGGTCGACGTTCCGTACCGCACCTACGCCGCCTTCCACACCGAGTACCGTGGGCAGACCTTCTGCCAGCGCCTCGCCGCGACCACCCTCAACGAGTACGACGCCTTCAGCCCGGATCCCAGCGGCACCATCACCCGCAATTTCCGCTGGCGCATCAGCGGCGCCATGCCCGACGGTCACGACAACTTTTATGGGGCAGACGTACGGATCATGCACCGCACCTGGACGGACGATCAGGACATCGTCGCCAGCGACTCCACCGTGGAGGTCACCCTGGTTCCCGACGGCCCCATGATCGACGGCAGCGCCGGGCAGACGGTCGTGACCTCGGCCCGCGTGGGCGAGAACATGCTCCACGACATTCCCGTCGGGCACTACACCGTCACGGCCACCGAGGTGCACCAGGGCGGCGCGCGCACGCCCCTGGTGGTGGGCGATTACGCGGGGCCGGGAAGCGCGACCTCGACCCTGGACTTCCGGCCGCAGAGCGGCAGCTGTATCGGCGGCACCAGCAATGGCGTCGAGCGCGCGTTCCTCTACGTCGCCCGCCCCTGA
- a CDS encoding carboxypeptidase-like regulatory domain-containing protein: protein MNLPRSLPALLCMILGAALAASAKAPPATVSGQVLDSQGRPLPGALIWIKPAVTTGLLTAHADGQGRYQSAKLPNVPYYAIGYFQTDYHGQTYCLRLASENPGGYDAFSPDPTAGIVRNFKLQLSGRIPDSSGYPAYFGSEVRLMWKGDYDAGTTVPADSTVQATFTPDGPLIDGSTGKAFTISGNQSEPIIKDVPVGHYRVTAAEIHADGHKSPLIVGQKDPTLAASATFDFQPSGGCGGATSNVGRAFLYVARP from the coding sequence ATGAACCTGCCACGATCCCTGCCCGCCCTGCTGTGCATGATTCTGGGTGCCGCCCTGGCCGCGTCCGCAAAAGCGCCACCGGCCACCGTCAGCGGTCAGGTGCTGGACTCGCAGGGGCGACCCCTGCCGGGCGCGCTGATCTGGATCAAGCCCGCCGTCACGACCGGCCTGCTCACCGCCCACGCGGACGGGCAGGGACGCTACCAGTCCGCGAAGCTCCCCAACGTCCCCTACTACGCGATCGGGTACTTCCAGACCGACTACCACGGGCAGACGTACTGCCTGCGCCTCGCCTCCGAGAACCCCGGCGGGTACGACGCGTTCAGCCCGGATCCGACCGCCGGGATCGTCCGGAACTTCAAACTGCAGCTCAGTGGCAGGATCCCGGACTCCAGCGGCTACCCCGCCTACTTCGGCAGCGAGGTGCGCCTGATGTGGAAGGGGGACTACGACGCCGGAACCACCGTACCCGCCGACTCCACCGTGCAGGCGACGTTCACCCCCGACGGCCCGCTGATCGACGGCAGCACCGGCAAGGCCTTCACCATCTCCGGGAACCAGAGTGAGCCGATCATCAAGGATGTGCCGGTCGGGCACTACCGCGTCACGGCGGCCGAGATCCACGCCGACGGCCACAAGTCCCCGCTGATCGTGGGCCAGAAGGATCCGACGCTGGCGGCCAGCGCGACCTTCGACTTCCAGCCGTCCGGGGGATGCGGCGGCGCGACCAGCAACGTGGGCCGCGCGTTCCTGTACGTCGCCCGGCCCTGA
- a CDS encoding AAA family ATPase yields the protein MTTPVAWRLQLLGSATLSGPELEGWRLERKMAACLAYLALEGATYRSRLVGLLWPESPESTARNNLSQLLRKLRLSAGTDLLGSGDPLVLPPEIVVDAVQFREWYAQGRYQELRALPGDLLAGLSYDDCAELDDWVVSERERLRDWRGTALREEGGRLEQAGLYGEALELARHLLELDPVSEDAWRRAMRLHYLRGDRPAALRAYQKCVEVLRREFGSDPLPETAALAREIERGSVPSGPPAEKRALPLSVLRPPSLVGREREWARMEAAWTAGRWIYLRGDPGTGKTRLALDFAASKGETAVLSGRPGDVAVPFASTARNARSALARWPELPVAPWIRRELSRLVPELADDTDRLAPPLASDLDVLRLRQAMQVFFIERLGQLPSLVLDDWQYYDDTSNQDGVYMWFTPPPAGVTGRMPQPIVTYRRGEVAPDSEQRVVELAALGMAEIIDIEPLADADLYALMDDVGVPALPTVRERLLQYTGGNPLFLLETVKHLIETDQLSDDLPERLPLPARVWQLIERRLERLSAPALQAARAAAILQRDFDVALVADVLGAPVLDVAAVWEELSAAQIVRGHGFWHDLVYEAVAGNIPASLRPLLHRGAARALERIGANPARIAQHWLEAGHPTESIPALHAAERHARATFMPEDAARFQALREDLVQRSGGSAPAAVPPAQGWALPLTTEGFYGRDDDLQVLRGALLGRQPVVTLIGPGGVGKTRLAVEVARTLTADFPGAVAFVPLAGETDPNALLLQLARALGVPDSGSGLLPAVQGVLNAKRTLLVLDNFEQLLGAAGEVAALVRGSPELRVLVTSRSPLRITGERLFPVAPLTLPPGAPDDHPAVALFVQRARAMRPEFTLTPANREAVHDIIRRLDGLPLALELAAPRLRALAPAALLARLDRALPLLSQGARDLPERQRALRATIAWSDDLLPAAERDLYRRLAVFHGGWTLEAAEAVMETPDQLDVLEALSTLIDHSLVRVLEVPGGEPRYDMLSTIREYALEQLIQSGQEHPARERHAGFLLELGRRAQAALATPQQARWVHEVAAEALNLRAATTWLLEHGRLDDAAELGWRVAVYAWIGGRMVGAKVPTLALLAHPEAATLGPLATAQAYGTLGIMQLWLYEREGARESLERAVREFGKAGDTASQALCTVFLSLALTQLGETGRAGELARATVETARTVDPFVLALAYSANGFQAMARRDPPGIVEWYAQVVALAGPREDHLNALHGHAVLAIAAIMGGQHAQAAGNLDEAQRHAQAIGYLNGLAMILEAHTLLRLQQGDLRTGATLYGASQALREQISTPNWDEGPLPPAQTEAMLAGALGTQEFERLRAQGRIMDAATALDWARAQSARPA from the coding sequence ATGACCACTCCTGTAGCGTGGCGCCTGCAGCTCCTGGGTTCAGCGACCCTCAGCGGCCCGGAGCTGGAGGGCTGGCGGCTGGAGCGGAAGATGGCCGCCTGCCTGGCGTACCTCGCCCTGGAGGGGGCCACGTACCGGTCGCGGCTGGTCGGGCTGCTGTGGCCGGAGAGTCCGGAGTCCACGGCCCGCAACAACCTCTCGCAACTGCTGCGCAAACTGAGGTTGAGTGCGGGCACAGACCTGCTCGGCTCCGGCGATCCGCTGGTGCTGCCGCCAGAAATCGTGGTGGACGCCGTGCAGTTCAGAGAGTGGTACGCGCAGGGCCGCTACCAGGAGCTGCGGGCGCTGCCGGGTGACCTGCTCGCGGGACTGTCGTACGACGACTGCGCCGAACTCGACGACTGGGTGGTGTCCGAACGCGAGCGCCTGCGCGACTGGCGCGGCACGGCCCTGCGCGAGGAGGGTGGCCGCCTGGAACAGGCCGGGCTCTACGGGGAGGCGCTCGAACTCGCGCGGCACCTGCTGGAGCTCGATCCCGTCTCGGAGGACGCGTGGCGGCGCGCCATGCGGCTGCACTACCTGCGTGGCGACCGCCCGGCGGCGCTGCGTGCGTACCAGAAGTGCGTGGAGGTGCTGCGGCGCGAGTTCGGCAGCGATCCCCTCCCGGAGACGGCGGCCCTGGCGCGGGAGATCGAACGGGGGTCGGTGCCGTCCGGGCCGCCCGCCGAGAAACGGGCGTTGCCACTCTCGGTGCTCAGGCCCCCGTCGCTGGTGGGCCGTGAGCGGGAATGGGCGCGCATGGAGGCAGCCTGGACCGCCGGACGCTGGATCTACCTGCGGGGCGATCCCGGCACCGGCAAGACGCGCCTGGCCCTGGATTTCGCCGCCAGCAAGGGCGAGACGGCCGTGCTCAGCGGGCGGCCGGGCGACGTGGCCGTTCCGTTCGCGTCCACGGCCCGCAACGCGCGCAGCGCCCTGGCCCGCTGGCCCGAGCTGCCCGTCGCGCCGTGGATCCGCCGGGAACTCTCGCGCCTGGTGCCGGAACTCGCCGACGACACGGATCGGCTGGCCCCACCGCTGGCGAGCGATCTGGACGTCCTGCGGCTGCGGCAGGCGATGCAGGTGTTCTTCATCGAGCGGCTGGGGCAGCTCCCGAGCCTGGTGCTGGACGACTGGCAGTACTACGACGACACGTCCAACCAGGACGGCGTGTACATGTGGTTCACTCCACCGCCTGCGGGCGTGACCGGCCGCATGCCCCAGCCCATCGTGACGTACCGTCGCGGCGAGGTCGCCCCGGACAGCGAGCAGCGCGTCGTGGAGCTGGCCGCACTGGGCATGGCGGAGATCATCGACATTGAGCCCCTGGCCGACGCGGACCTGTACGCCCTGATGGACGATGTGGGCGTGCCGGCGCTGCCCACGGTGCGGGAACGGCTGTTGCAGTACACCGGCGGCAACCCCCTCTTCCTGCTGGAGACCGTCAAGCACCTGATCGAGACGGATCAGCTCTCGGACGACCTCCCCGAGCGCCTGCCGCTGCCAGCGCGGGTGTGGCAGCTGATCGAGCGCCGCCTGGAGCGGCTCTCGGCGCCGGCGCTCCAGGCGGCGCGGGCCGCAGCGATCTTGCAGCGGGACTTCGATGTGGCGCTGGTCGCGGACGTGCTGGGGGCGCCGGTGCTGGATGTCGCGGCCGTGTGGGAGGAGCTGAGCGCCGCCCAGATCGTGCGCGGCCACGGCTTCTGGCACGACCTAGTCTATGAGGCGGTCGCCGGGAACATCCCCGCGTCGCTGCGGCCCCTGCTGCACCGGGGGGCCGCGCGCGCCCTGGAGCGGATCGGCGCGAACCCGGCCCGGATCGCGCAGCACTGGCTGGAGGCCGGGCACCCCACCGAGTCGATTCCCGCGCTGCACGCCGCCGAGCGTCATGCCCGCGCCACCTTCATGCCCGAGGACGCCGCGCGGTTCCAGGCGCTGCGCGAGGACCTGGTGCAGCGCAGCGGCGGGTCGGCCCCGGCCGCCGTACCCCCGGCGCAGGGCTGGGCACTGCCCCTCACGACCGAGGGGTTCTACGGTCGGGACGACGATCTCCAGGTGCTGCGCGGCGCCCTGCTGGGTCGCCAGCCCGTGGTGACGCTGATCGGGCCGGGCGGGGTCGGCAAGACGCGGCTTGCCGTCGAGGTGGCCCGCACCCTGACGGCCGACTTCCCGGGCGCCGTGGCCTTCGTGCCGCTGGCCGGCGAGACCGATCCGAACGCCCTGCTGCTCCAGCTGGCCCGCGCGCTGGGCGTGCCGGACTCCGGCAGCGGCCTGCTGCCGGCCGTGCAGGGAGTACTGAACGCAAAGCGGACGCTGCTGGTGCTGGACAATTTCGAGCAGCTGCTCGGCGCGGCCGGTGAGGTCGCCGCGCTCGTGCGGGGGTCGCCAGAGCTGCGGGTGCTGGTGACGAGCCGCTCGCCCCTGCGGATCACCGGCGAGCGGCTGTTCCCGGTCGCGCCGCTGACCCTGCCGCCCGGCGCCCCGGATGACCACCCGGCCGTGGCGCTGTTCGTCCAGCGGGCCCGCGCGATGCGCCCGGAGTTCACCCTGACCCCCGCAAACCGGGAGGCCGTGCATGACATCATCCGGCGGCTCGACGGCCTGCCGCTCGCCCTGGAACTCGCCGCCCCGCGCCTGCGGGCCCTGGCACCCGCGGCGCTGCTCGCCCGGCTCGACCGCGCGCTGCCGCTGCTGTCCCAGGGCGCGCGGGACCTGCCGGAACGGCAGCGGGCCCTGCGGGCGACCATCGCGTGGAGTGATGACCTGCTCCCGGCGGCCGAACGTGACCTGTACCGGCGGCTCGCGGTGTTTCACGGCGGCTGGACGCTCGAGGCGGCCGAGGCGGTCATGGAGACGCCGGATCAGCTGGACGTCCTGGAGGCGCTGAGCACCCTGATCGACCACAGCCTGGTGCGGGTGCTGGAGGTACCGGGTGGAGAACCGCGCTACGACATGCTCTCCACTATCCGCGAGTACGCCCTGGAGCAGTTGATCCAGAGCGGCCAGGAGCACCCGGCGCGGGAACGGCACGCCGGATTCCTGCTGGAGCTGGGCCGCCGCGCGCAGGCGGCCCTGGCCACGCCGCAGCAGGCGCGCTGGGTTCACGAGGTGGCCGCCGAAGCGCTCAACCTGCGCGCCGCGACCACCTGGCTGCTGGAGCACGGCCGGCTGGACGACGCGGCGGAGCTGGGCTGGCGCGTGGCCGTGTACGCCTGGATCGGCGGCCGCATGGTGGGCGCAAAGGTGCCGACCCTCGCCCTCCTCGCGCACCCGGAGGCCGCGACGCTCGGCCCCCTGGCGACCGCGCAGGCCTACGGCACCCTGGGAATCATGCAGCTGTGGCTGTACGAGCGCGAGGGCGCGCGGGAGTCACTGGAGCGGGCCGTCCGGGAGTTCGGGAAGGCGGGCGACACCGCCAGCCAGGCGCTGTGCACGGTCTTCCTCAGCCTCGCCCTGACGCAGCTGGGCGAGACCGGCCGGGCCGGGGAACTGGCCCGCGCCACCGTCGAAACGGCCCGCACCGTCGATCCCTTCGTCCTGGCGCTGGCATACAGCGCCAACGGGTTCCAGGCAATGGCCCGGCGCGACCCGCCGGGCATCGTCGAGTGGTACGCGCAGGTGGTGGCGCTGGCCGGGCCGCGTGAGGATCACCTCAACGCCCTGCATGGACACGCGGTCCTGGCCATCGCCGCGATCATGGGTGGCCAGCACGCCCAGGCGGCCGGAAACCTGGACGAGGCCCAGCGGCACGCGCAGGCCATCGGCTACCTGAACGGGCTGGCCATGATCCTGGAGGCGCACACGCTCCTGCGGCTGCAACAGGGTGACCTGCGAACCGGAGCGACGCTGTACGGCGCGTCCCAGGCCCTGCGCGAACAGATCAGCACGCCCAACTGGGATGAGGGACCGCTGCCGCCCGCCCAGACCGAGGCCATGCTCGCCGGCGCCCTGGGCACACAGGAATTCGAGCGGCTGAGGGCTCAGGGCCGCATCATGGACGCCGCCACGGCCCTGGACTGGGCGCGCGCCCAAAGCGCCAGACCGGCGTAA